Genomic DNA from Spirochaetaceae bacterium:
TGCACCCGGCTCATCGCGCTTCGCCCGCGCCGGCGCCGTCGTGTACCGCCGGACGCAGCAGGCCGGCACCGTCGAGCAGCCCGGCAAGTATGTCGCCGGCGGCGCGTACGCCCAGTTCACGGCGCCGCGGCCGGATCTGCAGCAGCAGGTCGTAGCCCGGCGCCACGCGGTGCTTCAGAAGACGGTACGCCTCACGCACCAGGCGGCGCTGCCGGTTGCGCGCCGGCGCATGGGCGAAACCACGCGCCGGACATACCACTACCCGGCTCAGATGCGCATGATTGGCGGCGTAGAATACCCGCAGACCGCCGCGGCGGGGCGTGGAGCGGGCGCGGAACAGCTTGCGCACGCGGCGCCGGTCGGTAACCCGTTCCTGCTTAGTAAGGCTTCTTTTCATCCGACACCGAGAGCTTGGTGCGCCCCTTCCGTCGCCGGCGTTTGAGAATGTTGCGCCCGGAACGCGTACTCATGCGTTCCCGGAACCCGAATCGCCGACGGCGGCGTGTACGGCTTGGTTGGTAGGTACGTTTCATGAGATCCTTGGAATCCGGCTGGCGCCGGTCGCGAGTTCAGTCGTGCGAGTATACGGGCGCCGCCGCGCTCCTGTCAATCCGGATCCGGCCCGGGAGGCCCAGGGGGCCCGGCAGCAGCGCCCGTGCCGCCCGGACGGCGCTGCGAAGCGGGCGGCGCGGCCGGGCGCGCCGCAGCGCCCGCGGGCGACTCCGCCGCGGGCGGCACGCGGCTCACCACCAGGTGCAGGCGGGTAATGCCGAGCGCCGGAAACCGGCGCGCCACGCGGCGCAGAATCTGGCGCTGCCGCATCTGCACCAACTGCATCCACGCCGGGTGATCCACCTCCACCAGCAGGCGTCCGCGGTCGATGTCGCGCAGGCGCGCGCGGCCGGCCAGGTCGCGCCCGAGGATGTCGTCCCACACGCGGTAGATGCGCGCCTCCGGAGCCTGCGCATCGAACCCGGCGCGCGCGAGCACCTCCTTCAGCAGGTCGCCGGCTCGGTACACGGTGTGAATGCTCCCCCGGAAACGGCGAGGCTGATGGTTTCGGCGCGCCCGTAGCGCTGGTACGGCTCGTCGGGAAGAAAGGTAAAGAACGCCTGCTCGTACGCCGGCAGGTGGCGCAGGAACCGCTCCCGCTTGCCGGCGTCCAGCTCCAGCAGCACGTCGTCGAGCAGCAGGATCGGCCGCCGCCCGGTGGTGCGCTCGAAGAATGCCGCCTGGGCAACGCGCAGCACCAGCGACGCCAGCCGCTTCTGGCCGGTCGATCCCTGCGCCGCGAAGCGCGCCTGCCCGAGCGTAATCAGGAAGTCGTCACGGTGCGGGCCGCTGGTCGTGGTACCGGCGGCAAGGTCGCGCTCAAGCCGCGCGTGCAACTCGGCCTCGGCGTCGTCCGCGCACGCCGCCGTGCGCCACGACGGACGATACTCGATGTTGGCCTCCCCCATGCCGCCGATTCGGTCGCACAGATCCGCGAACACGGCGGCAAACTCGGCGCACAGTTCGCCGCGCCGGGTGCGGATCTCCCAACCGGCCGCCGCCAGCACCGGCTCGTATACGTCGACGTGGCGGCCGTCACCGCCGCGCAGCAGCGCATTGCGCGCCCGCAGCGCGCGCCGGTAGCGCCGCAGCACGTCGATGAACGACGGGTTGAACAGCGACAGCGTGTGATCGAACAGGCTCCGGCGCCGCTCCGGATCTCCGTCGATGAAGCGCAGGTCCTCGTGGGTGAAGGCGATCGCCGGGGCGAACTCGATCAATGCGGCACGGTCGCGAATGCGCTTGCCATCTACCGCGATGCGCTTGCCGGCGCTTCGCCCCAGGCCGATGCCCACGCCGCGCTCCTCCTCGCCGGCCGCCAGCCGGCCCCACACGGCAGCCTCGCGGCTGCCGTTGGCAATCAGGTCGCGGTCGTTGCGGGTGCGGAACGAGGCGCCGTAGCACAGCAGGTACACCGCTTCCAGGAAATTGGTCTTGCCCTGCCCGTTGTCACCAATCAGGAACACGTCGCGGCCGTCGATGTCGATGCGCAGCGATGCGATGTTGCGGAAGTCGGTGAGCCGCACCGCCAGCAGAGCCAACGCTAGTCGCAGCTTCAGCTGCTCTGCATCGGCATGACAATGTGGAAGAAGTCGCCTTCCGGCTCCGGCCGCAGCGACAGCGCCTTGCCGCTGTCGGTGAACTCCAGTGCCACCTGGTCGCCGGACATCTCGCGCAGCGGCTCGAGCAGGTACTCGAAGTTGAACGCCAGCACGATCTCGGGGCCGTCGTATTGGCACGGAACCTCCTCGCGCGCCGCGCCGATCTCCCCCTCGCTCGACCGGATCACCAGGTTGTCGGGCCGGCTCTCCAGGTAGATGCGGCGCGACTTCTGCTCCACCAGCAGCGACACCCGGCGCAACGCCTCCTCGAACGCGCCGCGCTCGATCAGCAGGCGCTGCTCCTGGCGCTCGGGGATCACCCGCTGGTAGTTGGGAAACTGCGCCTCGATCAGATTCGACGACAGGTGCTGGGTATCGAACGACACGTGGAAGCCGCGCTCGCTCACCGTCATCCGCAACTCGCCCTCGCGCGGCGCTTGCCGGCGCACCACGCTCAGCACCTTGGGAGGAATGATCACCCCCTTGAAGTCGGCAACCGCGGCATCCACCTCCTTCGACGCGTATGCCAGCCGCCGCCCATCGGTCGCCACCATGATTATCTGGTCGCCCTGCTTTTCCAGGAACACTCCGTTCATGAAGTACCTGGTCTCGTCGTCGGACACCGCGAACAGGGTGTGGGAGATCATCTCGATCAGATCCTGCTTCCCGAACGTGAACCCCTGCTCCTCGGCATCGCCCTGGAACGGCGGGTACTTGTCCGCCGCTATACCCTTGAGCTGGAAGCGGATGTTCTTGAACACCGGACTGATGCGCAGCACCGTGTCCTCCGACAGTTCGAGTTCCACCTCGCCGTCGGGGAGCGAACGGAGAATACCGTGCAGCTTGTCGCAGAACACCGTCACGCTGCCGTGCTGCTTGACCTCCACCGGTATCGTCGACTCGTAGTTGACCTTCAGATCGGTGGCACGAATGGTCAGTTTCCGCTCCGAGACGTCAAGCAGCACGTTGGACAGAATCGACAGCGAGTTGCGTACCGAGATGATTTCGTAGGCGTTGGCGATCTCGTGCAGGATGGCCTCGCGCTCGCAGGTGAACTTCATCGTGTCATTCCTTTCTTCCTAGTTGATTGGTGGTTATGGTAGTAGTTGCCGAGGATATGTGCAAAAACTGTATAACCTACTGTAGTGTTTGATTTTAACCGTCCACCGGGGTGGCTGGCGATGGCTCGGGCCTATCCACATTATACCCAGCTCAAGTACTGCTGCCCCGGTTTGCCCACCCGCGATGCAGAGATCGCGCACAGGTTATCCCGGTACGTACCCGGGCTTTGCGGCCGCCACTGGGGCAGGCCGCGGCGGGCGCTCAGGCCACGCTCTTCTGGCGCAGGGTGTTGATGATCCGCTGCAGGGTGGGCTCGAGGGTGGCGTCGGTCTTGAGCCGGTCGGTGATGCGCTGGCATGCGTGCATGACGGTGGTGTGGTCGCGGCCGCCGAACTCGAGGCCCACCTCGGTGGTCGAGAAGTTGGTAAGCGAGCGCGATACGTACATCGCCACCTGGCGCGGAAAGGCGATCGCCTTGGTGCGCTTCTTGCCCTTCAGGTCAGCCGGTGTGAGCGAAAAGTAGTCCGCCACGGCGCGCTGGATACCGTCGATGGTGATGCTCAGGTGCTCGGGCTTGGCGAAGAACTCCTGCAGTTCGCGCTGCGCGATCGGCGGCGTGATGGTACGCTGCATCAGCTCGGTATACGCCGCGAGCTTGGTGAGCGCCTTCTCCAGGTCGCGGACGTTGGAGCGGATGTTGCGGCAGATCAGCTCGACGATGCCGTGCTCGAGGGACAATCCGCGCTCTTCGATCTTGCGGGTGACGATGGCGATGCGCGTCTCGTAGGTAGGCGGCTGCAGGTCCACGTTCAGGCCGCGCTCGAATCGGTTGATCAGGCGGTCCGGCAGGTTCATCAGTTCCGACACCGGGCGGTCGCTGCTGAACACCATCTGCTTGTTGGCGTCGTACAGGGCGTTGAAGGTGTGGAACAGTTCCTGCTGGGTCTCCACCTTGCCCTGCAGGAACTGGATGTCGTCGATCAGCAGCACGTCCGCGGAGCGGTAGCGGTTCTTGAAGCGGTGCCCGGTCTTCTCCTTGATCGACTGGATGAACTCGTTGGTGAAGGTCTCCACGGTGACGTAGACCACCTTGAGGTCGGGCAGGGAGGCGTGCACCCAGTTGCCGATCGCTTGCAGGAGATGGGTCTTGCCGAGGCCGACACCGCCGTATACCAGGCATGGGTTGTAGGCCCGGCCCGGGTTCTTGGCGATGGCCACGGCCGCGTTGAGGGCGAACGTGTTGCTTTCGCCTTCGACCAGTCGGTCGAACGTGTAGTCGGGGTTGAGCTGACGGTGCCGGCGCGGCGCCTCGACCAGCACGGTCGCCACCGGGGCGGCCGGGGCGGCGGCAGCGGCCGGCTGCGCCTGGCTCACGCCGCGTATCACGTAGGCAAGCTTGAGGTGGAGTGCCGACAGCTCGAACAGCGCCCGTTCGAGCGCGGGCTGGAATCGCTGGGCTACCTGGTCGCGGTAGAACGTGGAAGGGACGCCGAGTTCGATGATCCCCTGCTGCGAACCGTGGTAGGTCATGTTGGCAAACCAGGTATCGAATTCCTGCCTGGTGATGGTGTCCCTGATGCGCTCGCGCGCCTCGTTCCAGAACGCCTCGTAATCCCAATGGTCAGCCACTATTCGTCTCCTGTCCACATGGAGCCAATTGCACCCGAAAAAACCGCCGAAAAGCGTTTATCGAACCATTTCATGCACAAGTTATTCACAGGGAGTTGAACAGAGGTGCGAGCGAGTCGCGGGCCCCGCGGGGTGGAATCCTGTGCCGTTATCGCGCCTGAAAGTGCATCTGAATGACTCATAAGTTTTTGTATGGAAATAAGTTGTGACAAGCAATACGATTTCATTCCGAGCCGTCTGCAATTCTGGAGAAGGTCTGTGGAACGCTGCAATTGCTTGTCCCCTGGGCACCTATCAGATGTCCACAAGTTATTCACAGCCGGTCCCCCAAGCAGTTGATAGTATCATCCGCAGACCGTAGCGGCAAGCCGCGGTACACGATAATCTGAGCGCGGAACACCATGCCAGATTTGCCAGATTTACCAGATTCGAATGATTCACGTGATGCGCCGGCTTCCGTGCCCGTTACGGTGCCGCTTGGTGAGCGCTCGGTAGTCCTGATCGGCACCGCGCACATCTCGCAGCGCAGCGTTGCCGAAGTGCGCGACGCCGTCGCCAGGGAGCAGCCGGACTGCGTGTGCGTGGAACTCGACGCCAGTCGCTACGCGACCATGAGCAGCGAACGGAGTTGGATGGAACTGGACATCCGGCGTGTGCTCAAGCAGCGCAAGGGCTTCCTGATGCTCACCAACATCGTGCTGCACTCGTTTCAGCGCCGCCTGGGCATGGACCTCGGCGTGCAGCCTGGCGCGGAGATGGCGGCGGCGGTGGCGGCCGCGGAGGCGGACGGTATCCGTTTCGTGCTGTGCGACCGGGAGATCCAGGTGACGCTGCGGCGCGCGTGGCGCAAGACCGGCTGGTGGGGCCGCCTCAAGCTGCTCGCGGCATTGCTGGCGGCGGGATTCTCGAACGAGAAGCTGGATGGCGAGCAGGTCGAGGCGCTCAAGGAGCGCGGCGCGTTGCAGGGCATGCTCGACGAGCTCGCCGACTACCTGCCCCAGGTCAAGGAGGTGCTGATCGACGAGCGCGACCGGTACCTGGCGCAGCGCATCTTCGAGGCCGGCGGCGAGCGCGTAGTGGCGGTCGTCGGCGCCGGCCACGTACCCGGCATCCAGCGCTGGCTGTCCGCGTTTCGGCGCCGCACGCCGCGTGCCGAGGAACTGGACGAGTTGGATCGCGTGCCGCCTCCCGGCCGCCTGCCAAGGCTGCTGCCGTGGACCATCCCGGCGCTGTTCGTGGCGCTGGTGGGATACGGATTCCTGCGTGCCGGCGCCGAGGTGACCATCGAAAAGCTGGCCCAGTGGGTGCTGGTGAACGGCACGCTCGCCGCTCTGGGCGCGCTGGCGGCGCTGGCGCATCCGGTCACCATCATCTCTTCGTTCGCGGCGGCGCCGATCACCTCCGTGAACCCCACCATCGGGGTGGGTATCGTGGCCGGGCTGATACAGGCGATGGTGCGCAAGCCGAGAGTGGTCGACTTCGAGAATCTGTCGCAGGACGTCAGCAGCGTGCGCGGCATTCTGCGCAACCGGGTGACCCACATACTGGCGGTGTTCTTCATGTCGAGCGTCGGCAGTGCGATCGGTACCTTCGTGGGCTTGTCGTTTCTCACCAGCCTGCTGCGCGGCGGATGAACGTGCGGCCCGGTTCAGGAGGGCGGCGGCGTCGGGCAGGCGAGCAACGCGGCGATCCGGCGCAGCGCTCGCCCCCGGTGCGAGAGCCGGTCCTTGTCGGCGGCGGTCAGCTCGGCCATGGTGCGCTCGCCGGCGTCGCCGGCGTCGCCGGCGCGGACAAGGAACACCGGATCGTAGCCGAATCCGCGCGCGCCGCGTGGCTGCGGCGCGATCCGTCCCGCCACCGCCTCCTGCACCAACAACAGGCGCCGAGCATCGAGCACGACCGCGATGCAGCAGATGAACGCCGCCGAGCGGTCGGCGGCGGCGGCGCCGTGCAGCAAGGACAGCAGGTACGCGCAGCGTCCGGCGTCGTCCAGTGCCGCTCCCGGCGGTCCGAAGCGCGCCGATCGAACGCCCGGCGCTCCGCCGAGTGCCGCCACGGCGAGCCCGGAGTCGTCGGCGAGCGTCGGCATTCCGATCAGGCCGTGCAGGTGGCGTGCCTTGCCGAGGGCGTTCTGCTCGTAGGTGGAGCCGGTCTCCTCGAAGGCGAACGATACGCCGACCTCGGCGGGGGTGCGCACGGCGACCCCGACCAGGATGCGGCGCACCTCGGTGACCTTGTGCGGATTGTTGCTGGCCAGGACCAACTCCATCGCGGCAAGGCTACCGCGTGTCATTGTCGTGCAGCAAGCGGTGCAACCCGGTATCGACCGTCCCCTTGGGTACGCCGAGGACGGCGGCGATGTGGCGATTGCTCGGCGCCATCCGCACCCGTGACAGCTCGAATTGGGCCGCCGCGACCGTGTGGCGGCAGCGCGCCGCACGCCTCAGCAGCCGCCCGCGGAGGCGCGGGTCGGGTTCCATTCTCGCACGCACCACGCACAGGTGCACCGCCGTGAATGCCCGGTTGCGGCGGTCGCGCAGCATTTGCCGGCGCCGGTACGCGGGCTCCCGGAGGCGGCCCAACCGGCTGAACAGCGGGTGCAGGCTGTCGGGATGGCAGCCGGTGGCATCGACGAGGGCGGCGAACTGCCGGTCGTCGAGCAGGTCGGCGGTTTTCAACAGTACGTACAATATGCGCTTCTGGAAGGGGTCCTCGGGCAACCGGAAGCGGCGCGTCCGCGCGCGCCGCCGCGAAGGCGTTGCGCCCGCGCGGAACGTGCCCGCCTGATCGGCCAGCCGCAACGCCGGCTCGCGCGCCGGGGACTCGGGGCCGGCCGCGGCCGGCGGCTGCGACGGTTCCGTACGTGCCGCGCCGCCGGCGGGATCGAACGAGCGTTGCCAGCGGGCCATGGACTCCTTGCTTTCCCACGCCAGGTTGTACAGTGCGACCTTCAACCGCTGATCGAGATACTTGCGATCTCGGAGATAGCTGCGCAGTTGCCAGCGCAGCACCGAATTGCAGTAGTGTTCGAACGGAATGCCGCGATCCTCGAACCGATCGATTACCAGTTCCAGCTTGTCGTAGCAGTACAGGTAGAAGTCGCCCGGTACATCCTCGTCCAGGCACGCCACCGTGCTGTGCGGGAATTGATAGGCGTAAGCGGCCAACTTGCTTACCATGGCGCGCCGCAGCCGGCGCGACCGCTGAGCGGCGAATACCCGTTCGTTGCAGAACCCGGCGGGAAACTCCAGCATGTCGATACCTCCGTTCCCGCCTGGGAGCAAGCGTCATGCCAGAACGGGATGCGAACCGGCGCGCGGAGGGGCTCGAACGGCTGGAGATTTACCCTGATTTACTCTGCGGAGCGAGGCGGCTGATCAGCCGGGGGCGCAACGTGTGCACGTTGCCGGTCCAGGTGAACCCGGCCGCCTGCCGGTGTCCGCCGCCGCCGAAGTGGCGTGCCACCGCCGCGACATCGACGCTCGGCGCGGAGCGCAGACTCACCGAGCACTCCCCCTCGCGCCGCTCGCGGACGAAGGCGAGCACGTCGCTGCCGTCCACCGTACGCAACAACTGGTAGAGCTCGTCCTGTCCGGCCGGACCCTCGCCGAGTTCGCGCAGATCGGCGAGCGACTGATAGGTAAACAGCACCCGGCCGCCGTGGAACCGTTCGGTACGCAGCAGCAGGGTGCCGAGCAGGCGGCGGTGGGCAAAGCTGCGCCCGCCGTAGATGCTCTGGTGGGTGGCGCGCGGGCTCGCGCCACTGGCCACCAGGCGGGCGGCGGCCTCGAACGCGGTGGTGTTGCCGGCCGCGACGTGGCAGAAGAAACCGGTGTCCGTGCAGAGGCCGAGCAGCAGCAGCTCGGCAAGATCGGTGCGCACCGCGGTGCCGCTCGACTCCAGGATGAGCTGCACGAGGCAGGCGGTGGCGGGCGCCGTCGGATCGACCAGGCGGAGGTCGCCGAAAGCGGCGTCGGGGCTGCCCGGCGGGCCGGGCGGATGGTGGTCGATCACCACCGAGCGCAACCCCGCCAGTTGCCCGGCCAGCGAACCGGTACGCTCGGGCGAGGCGCAGTCGAGCAACACCGCGAGCGGGTTGCGGCGCAACGTTTCCGCCTCGATGGCCGGGCGGAAGCGCGGCGCGTAAGAACGAATTTCGTACCGGTTGAACGGCCCGGCCGAGTAGACCCCGACGCGCTTGCCGAGGCTGCTCAGGAACTCGGCCAGTGCCAACTGCGACGCGACACAGTCGCCATCCGGCTCTTCGTGGCCCAGCACCACCAGCGACTCGGCGGCACGCAGTGCATCCAGCACCTGCCGCGGGGTGGCGTTCGTCACAGGTGCAGCACCTCTCGCTGCGGCGCACCTCCGGACACCACCAGTTCGCGCCCGTGTACGTAGGCGTTGATCTCGGTGCGCAGCCCGTACTCGGGCCGGTACACGCCGGGCTCGATCGAGAAGCAGGAGCCGTGCAGCAACAAGCGCGGGTCAGGGAACTCGACGGCGTCGAGATTGACGCCGATGCCGTGCAGCCGGGTGTCGATGGCGTGGCCGGTGCGGTGGCGCACCCACGGCAGCAGGCGGTGGCGGTCGAGAATGGCGCGCGTGTGGCGGTCCACATCCGCGCCGCTGACCGGCTGCGTCGCGGCGAGGCGTTCGCGAATGAACGCCACGGCGCCGTCGCGGGCGGCGCACAGCGCGGCGAAGGTCCGCGCCACCGGCTCCGGCACCGCGCGTCCGGTGTAGGCCACCCACGAAATGTCGGCGTAAACGCCGTCGGCGCCCGGTTCGCGGGCCCACAGGTCGAACTGCACCACCTGGTCGGGCGCGATCGCCGCACCGGCGCCGGCCGGCTGGTAGTGCGGGTCGTTGCTGTGCGTGCCGGCCGCGACCAGGGGCGCCTCCTCGGTGATCAGCCCGTGGCGCGCGAACGCAGCGGCGATCCAGTCGCGCACCTCGCCCTCGCTGACCGCCGCGCGGCCGCGTATCCGTTCGGCCAGGCGTTGCCAGGCGTCGTCGAGCACCCCGCGCACCAGCACCGCCGCGCGATCGTGGCTGGCGCGGCCGGCCGCGGTGAGCACGCCGAGGACACGCTGAATCAGCGTCTCCGCCGGCAGCGTGGGGATGGCGAGTTGGCGCAGCAGGGCCACCAGGCCGTGGTCGACCAGGGACAGGGCGGGAATGGTGGCCGAGTAGTTGATCGCCACCGGGGTGCGGCGCGCACAGGCGGCGCGCAGGCAGGCCACGAACTCGCCGCGCGACGCGTAGGTGGCCACCGGCCCCGGCAGATGGCCGAGCACGCCCGCCTCGATGGCGTGCACGATGCGCGACACGGTGCCGTCGGCGGCGACCAGCGCTGCCCAGGGGCGGGTGTTCATGGCGTTGGCCGGCACCCCGAGGATCGCGTCGGCGACGTGGTCGCGGTGATAGACGTTATAGAACAGCCAGCCGTCGATGCCGGCGGCGCGCAGCGCGGGCGCCACGCGCCCGAGATGGTCCTCGCTCACCGCTACACGATATGCGCGTTCGTCGCGCCTTGTCAGCCGGGCGTGCTCGCCGCCGCCGGTGCGACGTCCGGTTCCACCACGGGCTACCGATCGGTGGAGCCGCGCCCGCCGGCGCGGGCAAGCGTGGCCAGCAGGAGCGCCCGGGCGGTGTGCTTGCGGTTCTCGGCCTGTTCCCACACCACCGAGGCCGGGCCTTCGAATACCTCTTCGGTAACTTCGTTGCCCTTCACCGCCGGCAGATCGTGCATGAACACGCAGCCGGGGTTGCCGGTGCGGGCGAGCAGATCGGCGTCTACCTGGTAGGGGGCCAGCAGGGCGCGGCGTTCGGCGGACTGTTCCTCCTCTCCCATCGACACCCACACGTCGGTGTACACGGCGTCGGCGCCGGCCACCAGCGCGGTGTCGGGACCGCACTCGATGCGCGCGCCGCTGGCGCCGGCGAACGGCGCGCACTGCCGGCGCAAGGCGTCGGGGGGCGCGAGCTCGGCGGGGCCGACGGCGGTGAAGTGCACCCCGGTCAGGCTGCAGCCGATCATCAGCGAGCTCGCGATGTTGTTGCGGCAGTCGCCGACGTACGCCAGCTTGCGCCCGGCGAGGCGGCCGCAGTGCTCTTCCAGGGTCATCAGGTCGGCGAGCACCTGGGTGGGGTGGCGCGTATCGGTGAGGCCGTTGTACACCGGCACGCCGGACAGGCGCGCGAGCGCTTCCACCGTGGCCTGCTCGTAGCCGCGGAACTGGATGGCGTCGAACATGCGGCCGAGGATGCGCGCGGTGTCCTCGAGCGACTCCTTGGCGCCGAGGTGGATGTCGTCGGCGCCGAGGAACACGGTGTGGCCGCCCTCTTCCCCGAACGCGGTGTCGAACGCGCAGCGGGTGCGGGTGGAGGGCTTCTCGTACAGCAGCGCCAGGCTCATGCCGGCGAATCGGCGGTGTACCGCGCCGGCGCGCCGATCCGCCTTGGCGCGCCGGGCGAGGGCGAGCAGCAGGCGAACGTCGTCGGGAGAAAAGTCGCTCAGCGTGAGCAGCGAGCGTCCGTGCAGATGGTCGGTATCGTCCATGATCGGCTCCGCAGTGTGCGAGGGTACGAAATAGAGGCAGGACCGTACCGGATGCACCGCGCCTTCGCAAGGGGCGCGCGCCATGCACATGGGTGACACGCGTAAACACGCGCAGGATCGTTGTTGACAGATGGGAGCGCAATGGGGCAACTTGCCCCGTCCGCTGCGGTGGTGGAATTGGTAGACACGCTAGCTTGAGGGGCTAGTGGGCGTTTAGCCCGTGAAGGTTCAAGTCCTTTCCGCAGCAACCCGGCTCAGACCGGGGGTTCCACCCGGCCCCGGACGGCGCCGCGGCCGACACCTCCCCACCTCCCGAACTGCACGCCTACCTGTTCGGCCCGGCCTCGGGCGCCACTCGCGGGGACTCCTCTCAGGGGATCAGCAGCAGCTTGCCGGTGGTGGAGCGGCCGGCCAGCGCGGCGTGCGCGGCGGCCGCCTCGGCGAGCGGATACTCGCGGTGGATCAGCACGTCCAAGTCGCCGGCGGCAACCCAGGAGAACAGCTCGGCGCTGCGCGCCGCCAGTTCGCTTCGCTCGGCGATGTAGTCGGCCAGGGTCGGGCGGGTGAGATACAGCGAGCCGCCCTGCGACAGCATCGCCGGCTCGAAGCCGGTCACCGGTCCGCTCGACTGGCCGTAGCTCACCAGCACGCCGCGCCGGCGCAGCGCCGCCAGCGAGCCGGCGAAGGTGGCCTGCCCCACCGAGTCGTACACCACGTCGACGCCGGCGCCGCCGGTGAGGCGGCGCGCCTGCTCGGGTACGTCGCCGTAATCGAGCACGTGGTGGGCGCCGAGCGCGCGCACCATGGCGGCCTTCTCCGGCGTGGAGCAGGTTGCCAGCACGGTGGCGCCGCGGCGCCGCGCGGCCTGCACCAGGAGGCGGCCGACGCCGCCGGCGGCCGCGTGCACCAGCGCCGTGGAGCCGGCCTCCAGCGGCGCGGTGTCGGTGACCAGGTAGTGGGCGGTAAGGCCCTGCAGGAACACCGCCGCCGCCAGCCTGGTGGACAGCGTGTCGGGCAGCACCACCACCGCGCGCGCCGGTACCACGGCATACTCGGCGTAGGCGCCGGCGGTCATGGCGTAGGCGACGCGCGCGCCGGGCGGCACGGTGGTGACGCCGCTGCCGACGGCATCGATCACTCCGGCACCCTCCATACCGGGAGTGAAAGGGGTGGCGACGGGGTAGAGACCGGTGCGCTGGTAGATGTCGATGAAGTTGACACCCGCCGCTTCGATTCTGACGCGGACTTCGTGCGCACCCGGTTCGGGTACGGGTAGGTCGGTGATGCGGAGGACCTCGGGTCCTCCGGGCGCAGAGACTTGTATCGCTTGCATCGTGGCTAATCCCAGTCGAGGGCGCCGGCGGGCTGGTACTCGGTCACCCGGGTCTCGAAAAAATTCTTTTCCTTGTTCAGGTCCATGGTGTGCCCCATCCACGGGAA
This window encodes:
- a CDS encoding ribonuclease P protein component codes for the protein MKRSLTKQERVTDRRRVRKLFRARSTPRRGGLRVFYAANHAHLSRVVVCPARGFAHAPARNRQRRLVREAYRLLKHRVAPGYDLLLQIRPRRRELGVRAAGDILAGLLDGAGLLRPAVHDGAGAGEAR
- the rpmH gene encoding 50S ribosomal protein L34 codes for the protein MKRTYQPSRTRRRRRFGFRERMSTRSGRNILKRRRRKGRTKLSVSDEKKPY
- a CDS encoding DUF721 domain-containing protein, which codes for MYRAGDLLKEVLARAGFDAQAPEARIYRVWDDILGRDLAGRARLRDIDRGRLLVEVDHPAWMQLVQMRQRQILRRVARRFPALGITRLHLVVSRVPPAAESPAGAAARPAAPPASQRRPGGTGAAAGPPGPPGPDPD
- the recF gene encoding DNA replication and repair protein RecF (All proteins in this family for which functions are known are DNA-binding proteins that assist the filamentation of RecA onto DNA for the initiation of recombination or recombinational repair.), with the translated sequence MALLAVRLTDFRNIASLRIDIDGRDVFLIGDNGQGKTNFLEAVYLLCYGASFRTRNDRDLIANGSREAAVWGRLAAGEEERGVGIGLGRSAGKRIAVDGKRIRDRAALIEFAPAIAFTHEDLRFIDGDPERRRSLFDHTLSLFNPSFIDVLRRYRRALRARNALLRGGDGRHVDVYEPVLAAAGWEIRTRRGELCAEFAAVFADLCDRIGGMGEANIEYRPSWRTAACADDAEAELHARLERDLAAGTTTSGPHRDDFLITLGQARFAAQGSTGQKRLASLVLRVAQAAFFERTTGRRPILLLDDVLLELDAGKRERFLRHLPAYEQAFFTFLPDEPYQRYGRAETISLAVSGGAFTPCTEPATC
- the dnaN gene encoding DNA polymerase III subunit beta, translated to MKFTCEREAILHEIANAYEIISVRNSLSILSNVLLDVSERKLTIRATDLKVNYESTIPVEVKQHGSVTVFCDKLHGILRSLPDGEVELELSEDTVLRISPVFKNIRFQLKGIAADKYPPFQGDAEEQGFTFGKQDLIEMISHTLFAVSDDETRYFMNGVFLEKQGDQIIMVATDGRRLAYASKEVDAAVADFKGVIIPPKVLSVVRRQAPREGELRMTVSERGFHVSFDTQHLSSNLIEAQFPNYQRVIPERQEQRLLIERGAFEEALRRVSLLVEQKSRRIYLESRPDNLVIRSSEGEIGAAREEVPCQYDGPEIVLAFNFEYLLEPLREMSGDQVALEFTDSGKALSLRPEPEGDFFHIVMPMQSS
- the dnaA gene encoding chromosomal replication initiator protein DnaA: MADHWDYEAFWNEARERIRDTITRQEFDTWFANMTYHGSQQGIIELGVPSTFYRDQVAQRFQPALERALFELSALHLKLAYVIRGVSQAQPAAAAAPAAPVATVLVEAPRRHRQLNPDYTFDRLVEGESNTFALNAAVAIAKNPGRAYNPCLVYGGVGLGKTHLLQAIGNWVHASLPDLKVVYVTVETFTNEFIQSIKEKTGHRFKNRYRSADVLLIDDIQFLQGKVETQQELFHTFNALYDANKQMVFSSDRPVSELMNLPDRLINRFERGLNVDLQPPTYETRIAIVTRKIEERGLSLEHGIVELICRNIRSNVRDLEKALTKLAAYTELMQRTITPPIAQRELQEFFAKPEHLSITIDGIQRAVADYFSLTPADLKGKKRTKAIAFPRQVAMYVSRSLTNFSTTEVGLEFGGRDHTTVMHACQRITDRLKTDATLEPTLQRIINTLRQKSVA
- a CDS encoding TraB/GumN family protein, whose product is MPVTVPLGERSVVLIGTAHISQRSVAEVRDAVAREQPDCVCVELDASRYATMSSERSWMELDIRRVLKQRKGFLMLTNIVLHSFQRRLGMDLGVQPGAEMAAAVAAAEADGIRFVLCDREIQVTLRRAWRKTGWWGRLKLLAALLAAGFSNEKLDGEQVEALKERGALQGMLDELADYLPQVKEVLIDERDRYLAQRIFEAGGERVVAVVGAGHVPGIQRWLSAFRRRTPRAEELDELDRVPPPGRLPRLLPWTIPALFVALVGYGFLRAGAEVTIEKLAQWVLVNGTLAALGALAALAHPVTIISSFAAAPITSVNPTIGVGIVAGLIQAMVRKPRVVDFENLSQDVSSVRGILRNRVTHILAVFFMSSVGSAIGTFVGLSFLTSLLRGG
- a CDS encoding non-canonical purine NTP pyrophosphatase codes for the protein MELVLASNNPHKVTEVRRILVGVAVRTPAEVGVSFAFEETGSTYEQNALGKARHLHGLIGMPTLADDSGLAVAALGGAPGVRSARFGPPGAALDDAGRCAYLLSLLHGAAAADRSAAFICCIAVVLDARRLLLVQEAVAGRIAPQPRGARGFGYDPVFLVRAGDAGDAGERTMAELTAADKDRLSHRGRALRRIAALLACPTPPPS
- a CDS encoding DHH family phosphoesterase gives rise to the protein MTNATPRQVLDALRAAESLVVLGHEEPDGDCVASQLALAEFLSSLGKRVGVYSAGPFNRYEIRSYAPRFRPAIEAETLRRNPLAVLLDCASPERTGSLAGQLAGLRSVVIDHHPPGPPGSPDAAFGDLRLVDPTAPATACLVQLILESSGTAVRTDLAELLLLGLCTDTGFFCHVAAGNTTAFEAAARLVASGASPRATHQSIYGGRSFAHRRLLGTLLLRTERFHGGRVLFTYQSLADLRELGEGPAGQDELYQLLRTVDGSDVLAFVRERREGECSVSLRSAPSVDVAAVARHFGGGGHRQAAGFTWTGNVHTLRPRLISRLAPQSKSG